CAAAGAATTTGCAACGGAGAAATACTCGGAGAATTCATTCTTTCCAATTTCCATTACTTGAGGAAAATagtagaatcataaataaccatTGGTTTGtgaggagagagaaaaaaaaaagagaaaaaagatgaattaaaaggtaaaaattgaaaaaattgagaaaattgagaaaaataaaatcgaGAGAATCCATTCTCAAATACTTGCATGTCCATTAACATTTGGTCATACCATAtagttgaaaaaataattaaataatatatatttaaaaataattaaatgatatgTGTTGTTTTGTGTATGTGATTGATCAAATGTTAATGGACTATACAAGTATTTCTGGAATTATAGAATTGTTTATGTGAAACTCATGTTTTAAACGTGCTGACTAATTATTGAAACTTATAATAAGGAAATAAGTAAATCAGTGATTAATTGTATAATTATTTTCGTCATGGTTTGCTGTAATTGGTTGTAACATATAATTAGCTGTGCATTCTTAGCTGTAATGAGAGAATCTCGTAGAATCAATAATAGGAGAAATTGTAGGCAAATTCTATGTGAAATAAGTTGTATATATTGACACCATGAGGAATGAAATAATCATCTTTTCTCTGCCAATTTCTATTATGGCATCAGAGCTAAAAGATCTGAAAGATGAGAAAAAACCAGAGTCTTCTGAGAATCAACACCAAGGGAAGTGAAAATCTTCTCCTTTTGATCTTAACTCAAATGACAATCCTGGGAATCTGATTACTCAGGTGCAGCTGCGAGGCGAAAATAATTATGACGAATGGACGCGTGCCATGAAGACATCTCTTCGTGCAAGAAGAAAATGGGGGTTCATTGAAGGCACCGTAAAGAAACCAGATGAAGGTACTGCTGAAATAGAAGATTGGTGGACTGTTCAGTCCATGCTTGTGTCATGGATCCTGAACACGGTGGAACCAAATCTGCGTTCTACCATGACTTATATGGAGAATGCACGAGATTTGTGGGAAGATATTAAGGAAAGATTTTCAGTTGCTAATGGTCCTAAAATTCACCAACTGAAAGCAGATCTAGTTGCATGTAAACAAGCCGGAATGACTATAGCGGCTTATTACGGGAAGCTGAAATTGCTGTGGGATGAACTTGCAAACTATGAGCAAGTACCTGTCTGTAGTTGTGAGGGTTGCAGCTGTGGTATaaccaccaaatttgagaagcGCAGAGAGGAGGAACGAGTGCATCAATTTCTGATGGGACTCGATGATGTTGTCTATGGAACGGCGCGTTCCAATTTGCTTGCTTCCGATCCGCTACCAAATCTGAATAAAATTTATTCTGTCATGATACAAGAAGAACGAGTCAGAACTATCGCAAGGAACAAAGAAGAGCGAGGAGATGTCATGGGACTCGCAGTccaaatttgagaaaagaaTAGAGGGCATGATGAGTTCAAAGACAAGTGCACTAACTGCAACAGAGATGGGCATGTTGCCGCTAATTGCTTTCAGCTAATTGGATATCCCGATTGGTGGGGTGATAGGCCGAGAGGTGAAGGCAAAAGCGGTACACGAGGTAGAAGCCAAAATACGAGAAGCAGATGAGATCGAAGAAATATTCCAAAGTGAAGTTGAGACTCCAAATCTGACAATTGTAGTATTTGTCAACCTACCAAGCTTCTGCCAGACACAAGGAATTCAATGTCAGGTTGTAAGAAACTGTGTTGTACAAAATTGTCAAAAACTCTATAACTTCAGCATCATCTCCCGACATCGTCAGAGATTTTTTGATCTTTGCGGAGGTACACACTATACCCAAtgtttttcaaaaccattaCATCTacgtgtttgtgtgtgtgtgtgtgattttaATTGTCCTTAAACTAGTTGGTTAAAGAATATAAAACAATTGAAGCATCTAAAATACAAATGTGCATGAATAAGTATTTCTAAAATGTAACAGTTCACCTATATAGTTACTAATAGAAGCTTTATAAAACtggatattttgattttattattatgtttatgagTTACTATATGATAGTGatgatttttaatctatttaatatttttctacaGAAAATCATGAGTTGTATTCAGATGTGGTTGGTCTATTTcaagaaataagaaaaaaaaattaaagagacaGATACATAGTTTTTCTACTGCATATCAAATACCATATGGCATCTTCACGTAGAGTTGAAAGCAGAAAATTTTCTCCACAAAATCCATAACTAACACAAAAATTAAAGAGACAGATACATAGTTTTTCAGTGAACAAAAACATTACAACAAGTGAAAGATGAATTCAGCAGCAACATTTAACTGTTGATATTACAATGTATTGGCTCTGTGAGTGAGTTTCTCTAACCTAGTGAccttaaattaaaatgaaatagaatagAATATACTGCACAGACACCACCACTAGcaattgaaacaaacacacgTTTATTTTGACACatcaatttaaatataaaatttgacaacaATTTCAATGAACAAAACATTACAACAAGTGAAAGAAGAATTCAGTAGCAACATTTAAGTAGAATAAAACTGGATTAACTGTGAAGTCAGAGAAACCGGATCCATTTTCTGTAGTCAGATCAATAAAACTGTGAAGTTTCACTAACCTTAACTGGCAAGAGCTCAATTTCTGTGAAAGCTATTTAACTTTACCATCAAAATTACATAAAGCTTGTCACCCACTCCATCAACAAACCGAAAGCATGCATGCCTCCATTTCCTAATAAGAAACAAAGAACCACAAATTCCCCAGAAACCTGCTGCAAATCCAACTCCCATGCCAAGAAACACTGATTCTCGTATGGagtcatcatcttcattctccgGAGATGGAGTTGCATTTTTAGGATTTTCTTCTTCCGTGGTACAATTATTAAGAGGATCTCCACATAGTTTAGGATTCCCGATGTAGCTTGATGCATTAAAACTTTGAAGTTGAGTTCCTATTGGTATTTGTCCGTCAAAATTGTTGtaagataaattcaaataatccAAAAAGTTTAAGAGAGACATGGTTTGAGGAATTTCTCCACAAAACTTATTATTAGATAGATCAAGAGATTCCATATGTTCCATTCCTCCAATCTCTTTCGGTATTGTTCCATTAAAATTATTGTGAGATAAGTTCAATGATTGAATTTGAACAAGCCGAAATAATTCTAATGACACTTCTCCAGACAAGCTATTGCTTGATAGGTCAAAAGTCCGCCTTTCTGATTGGATGTTAGACGGATAATCTTGACCTTTTATAAACAACTGAATTGTAGTtctataaaatgaataaatgttAGAAGTAATCATTTGAGTCAAGTTATAAATGCACTCTGGCATAGATCCTGAAAGTTTGTTATGTGCAAGGTCTAAATGAAACAAAGAAGATTGATCGAATAACTGTGTTGGAATAGTCCCTTCAAATTGGTTTGCTCTCAATATTAATACTTCTAAGTTTTGTGACATCTTGATTGGTATGGTTCctgaaaattcattttctccCAAGTTCAAGATCCACAATTGTGTCCAATAAGAGACGTGCTCCAGAACTTCCCCAGATAGCTTATTATTCCACAAGTTAATGGATTGTAAATCTTTCGAGTTCTTCCAACTATGTGGAATTGATCCTGAGAAAGAGTTGTAAGAAAAATCAACTCTAAGGGCATTCGGTGATATGTTTGGGAGTCCTCCTGTGAAACTATTGTTTGACAAATATAAAGTATCTCCCTTTAGTGTTAGGTTTGATATGTCCCCAGTCAAGGAATTGTTTGACAAATCAAGATAATCAGATATTCTTTCTATAAGGCTCGAAAAATTGTTTCTATCTACCAATGAAATTCCCGAACTCGATAAGTCGAGAGATTGCAGTGACTTCTGTGTATATATCCAAGAAGGAAAGTTTGGACCTTGATTTGTATTACTCAATAAAAGATAACTGAGTTGAAAAGGAGGAACCCAATCCAAATTAAATTGGAATACAAAATTAGAACTTGTCAAGTCTAGTGAATCTAAATTAGAGAGTTTGGAAAAAGTATTTTCTGAAATTTCACCTGAGAAATTATTATGACCAATAGACAAGTAATTTAAATATGAGAGGTTTCCTAAAGTAGAAGGAATATTGGAACCACTTAACATGTTACCGTAAAGGTCAAGGTGTTGAATATTTGGTAGTTGGCTTATTCCATCTGGAAGTGATCCTTGTAGTTTGTTAAAAGAGAGATCAAGGTATCTCAGATTTTGAAGGTTTAGCAAGCTTGAAGGTATCTCACCGTGTATTTTACTACTCGAAAGGTCAAGATAGGTGACATCTTTGGTGAGATTAAAAAACCAATTTGGTAACTGAGAGGTAAAGTTGTTGTAAGAAAGATCAAGGGTTAAAAGTGAAGACAAATTCAAATATTGAATAGATGGGTTGATGATGAAGTTGTTCAGTTTACAATAACTCAACTGTAACTCTAATAGTGAAGGAAGTGTATTAACAGCTTGAAGCCAATTGGTTACCTTATGAAGATCAATAAAACTAAGGTTGAGATATTTCAAAGAAGAAAGTGGAGAAAGCCAATCAAGATTATCCATCTGAAGAGTAACACCAAAGGGGGAGGATAAGTCAAGGTACAAAAGGTTAGATGCATGTGTGATGTTGTGTTGAATGGTTGTAAAACTTATCACATCAAATTCATTCTTACTCAAATCCAAGTAACTGAGAAACTCAAGTTCTAGAATACACATATTGATTTCACCTGTCAAAGTTATGTAAGGTAGATCTAAGTTGAGATCGAGTTTTGTAACTCTGTTGGTTATGTTGTCACAGGAGACTCCTTTCCATGCACAACAATCTTTTTCGGTTGACCATGTTGATAGCTCACCATAACTATCATTGATTCCCTTTTTGAAGATTGATAATAtctctttatctttctcattgCATCGAACCCATTTGTGATCATTGATTGACATGCATTTGTGAAATGTGGTTAAAGATAAAAGTAGAAGCAAAAGAAGTGGCATTTGTGTAGTGATAATGGTCATCATGAGTGATTGTTTGGCTCAGAGAATACGATAGAATTGAAATGGGATTGGGAGTAtaatttgtttgcagattccAGTGTGGTTATATAATATGTTGGCTTATGTGGAAAACTAAACAAATGAGGCCTGGTTGTTAGAAAAATAAAAGCAGAGAAGACTTCGAATTTTCTTTGTACTCATTACAAGTTTCATTTTGTTAGCCCTATGATAGTCCTGTGattattacacattttttttttgtctaaagtAATTAGAGTCACATACATTAAGTACATTAAGTGTAAAGAAGTGGAGAATtattataccaaaaaaataagaagTGGAGAATTTGATATTCGAATATTAATGTTGTGAATTTGATTAAAATACACTAATAATGTTGGGTGGGTTCACTTTTCAAAGAAGAGATTTTGTGATTCAAGTGATAAAGCATTGCTTAGTTTAAGCAATAATTTGAGTATGTGCTTTCTatcctttatatttttatttgttgtttaaatCTCTCTTTATGATGTGTTAGTTTACCTTAATTGATGATTACTAGTGTTCATATTTACTAGAAGACTATTTGTTCGATCACTATTGCTCCATTATAACTGAAAAAGAAAACTGATTCAAATTAAACTGcacaaaattgaattgaatgtgatcgattttttttaaatagttatCTAAAACTAATAATCTTATCtttgaattaaataaatttttgttacaatatttATTCAGAATGGTACGAACACCCCTACCAACCAATGTTGAGTGCACCTATATTAATTGTAAGTTGTCTCTTTTTGACTTGACAGTTGACAAAGTGTATGGCATGCCGAtggaaataatatatttttaaaaataattaaataatatgtgtTGTTTTGTGTATGTGATTGATCAAATGTTAATGGACTATACTACAAGTATTTCTGGAATTATAGAATTGTTTATGTGAAACTCATGTTTTAAACGTGCTGACAAATTATTGAAACTTATCATGAGTTAGTTGAATTCAATTGTATGGATGAGTCATCTACCAAAGTAACTTTTACTGTCAATTGATGTTAATATCAcctaattcaattcaattcattcATGAATGGTATGGTACTATGGTATATATTGTGCCCGACAAACAAGATTAATTGTTGACTTATTGtgataataaattaaatgtgtagTTTCACTAGACCCTTactcgtgcgatgcacggaTGTGATgcgttattttatattataatcggagaaattgaaacaataaatattttcaaaataataaaatagagaatccgaGATTCAAACTTCAATCATAAGTGTTTTCGTTTAATTAGTCCACAAATAAAGATATCAaatttatactccctccggtcctttttataaggaacactttgaaaaaatcacacagaccaaggaaacacatttaacatagttattttcatttaatactcttataaatttaaatttatttcatgtttacccttatttaattactttttattcaactaacttacttatttttaaattctctctctaataataaataggggcataagtgaaattgaacatttagaacatttgaaaattggtcaaagtttcttataaaaaggaccaaatttttgtgaagaagatttccttcttgaacttggctgggttttgatgataacaaactcACATCATAAAAGAAGAAAGCTTATTGAGGCTCAACATGAGGAAACAACATCAAGACCAAAGTATTAGACttagtatttaaattatttgtaagtATGGTCCTTATCTTtgatttattacttttaataaatatataacttagaatgctcagaaattattttaaaattaattacacataaatttCTAAGTTGAATATAAAAGTCCTATGAAGCaagcttttaaaattataaaaaactgaTTTTGAAAAATAGGTGTCAGGACCTTTTAAATCTGTTCGGTCGTTAACCGTTTTAAAATGATCTGTTGCTGTTGGTAATTCAAAGCAGTGCAacgtttgaattttgaaaccaGTTCCTTTTACATCGCCTGTTCGTAACAACAGTCTTAATATGTCCTGGACAGAATGCATATTTTATGAACCATTGcattttttaaacataactttttattatatgtttttttctAAAAGTTGTCTTGCTTCATGGACATTCTAAAGcctctataaatatatttgtgatcATTACAATCAAGAACAACTTTCATATTCACAATATTTCTAAGTTATTAATATCACTTTTTCTCATAAACTTTCAAACATATATCTTGTGAAACTTTGCCTATATTTTCATATCCATAAAAGTTTCTGAGCACTAAgatatatacattattaaaGTGATATTGATTTGATAACAGCCATACATAGTTTTCTTCATTGTAACTTTGTATTGTTGCTTGTTTTCCAAAGTTGTGGAAACAAGTGTTGTTTAAGATAGTGGGGTGCTATCTTGTGTTGTATGAGAATTTCACCATAGGGTTTGGTGAAGATTCTTGTGGTTAAAGATAGTGGGGTGCTATCTTGTGTATGTTAGAAAGATTGTTAGGGGGTCTTGGGGTAAGATTGCTTGTAACAAAGATTCTAACATAGTGAATTCCTTCGCGGGGTGTGAAGGGAGTGGACGTACCGATAGGGGAACCACTATAATTCTCTTGTGTCGCTTTTCTCTTTcccttttctcttttatttttcagcaTATTGTTATTACCTTCATCATAACTTTCAAGATCAAAACATctctaaaataaccaaaaagtCTTAAAACCTAATTCATCCACCCTATTAGGTTGCACTCTTAAtcttacaattggtatcagagcgggTTATAGGTAACCTGTTCCTAAAAGATCCCGAATGGCTTCCGCAAATTCACAACCAGTTTTTAGAGATGGTGGTAGCAGTAACAAGCCCCCATTGTTCATTggtgaatattttgatttttggaaaATTCGTATGAAGGCACATTTAGAAGCACAAGGAGATGGTATATGGAAAGCCGTTGTTGAAGGACCATTTGTTCCTATGAGTGTTGTAAATGGTGTAGGCACACCCAAAATCCAAAGTTCATGGGATGAGGATGAtaagaaaaaagtactcaaCGACAAAAAGGCAATCAATATACTTCAAAGTGCACTTAGCATGGATGAATTTTTCCGTATTTCAACATGTGAAACAGCAAAGAATATATGGGATACATTGGTGGAAACTCATGAAGGAACCGTTGAAGTTAAAAGATCTAGATTGAACACCTTGAGTCAAGAATACGAATTATTCACAATGCAGCCTGGAGAATCAATCCTCAACTTGCAAAAAAGATTCGTGCATTTGACAAATCATTTAAAAGCACTTGGAAAAACATTCTCTAATGATGAATTAAATCTCAAAGTTCTTAGATCATTGACAAGAGAATGGCAACCAAAGGTAACAGCAATATCAGAAAAGAAAAGCCTCTCCAAAATGACTTCTGCAACATTATTTGGTAAACTACAAGAACATGAAATTGAACTTGGGAAATTAGAAAAGCATGAAGTGCAAGAGAAGAAACACAAAAGTCTCGCCTTAAAATCAAAAGCAAGAGATTATGATAGTAATGATGAAGAGTCTCAATCGGAaagtgaagaagatgatgatgtagAAGTAATTGTCAAGAAACTTAAGGAATTACTGAAAAGAgacaaaacaaagaaatttgatcaaggaaaaaaatttaatggcGAATCCACTTCCACACAAAATATAACTTGTTATGAATGTGGGAAACAAGGACACATAAAGACGGATTGTCCAAAACGTGCAAAGAAAAGTAGTTTCAAAAGAAGAAAGGAGTCAAAGCCCAAAAGAGCCTATATTGCATGGGATGATAATGAAGTAAGTTCATCATCCGACTCGGAGACCGAAGAATATGCAAAACTCGCATTAATGGCATCACATCATTCCGATGATGAATGTGAAGAGGTTAGTAGTATATCTTCTTCTTATGATAATGATTTTCAAAGTGCTATTAATGTATTACTCAATGaatgtaaaattttatataaaacgGTGTCaacacaaaagaaacaaattcaaTCTCTTGAAGAAAAGATTGACACCATGgaaatgaattttgaaattgaaaaacaaagttttcttgaaaaagaaaaacagaattTTACATGCAAAGAGTGTGATTCACTTTCCTTCCAAATTGTCCAATTGAAAAGAGTTCTTGAAAGATATGAAAAAGGACAAGTTAGATTGGACAATATCCTTAGTCAACAAAGATTTTCTAATGATAAAAGTGGACTTGGTTATTCTAATTTTGACAAACCAAGTACAAATAAAACAATCTTTGTTAAGGAAATTGACCAATCCACCAAAGAGAAAGTGAATAAAGCACAAAAAGTTAATCATAATCCTAAGAAGATATTTCCTAAAAAGAAATCCTATATTCCTAGATATAGAAGTAATTGTGTTCCTACTTGTTTTTATTGTGGTATAAATGGCCATACACCTAATGCTTGCTATGTAAGGAACATTGGTGTTCCTAATGGGGAGTATATATGGATAAAGAAAGGAACTAACCCAAGAGGACCCAAAGAAAAATGGGTACctagaaaatattattaattgtttTGTAGGTACTTGAAGACCATATGTTAAAATTGTCATATTAAGATTGGTTTCTTCAAGATACAAGACCATATGATATAGTAGGATTAAAGTTTTCATTGAATTAAAGATGATTTGAAGAGCATCaacattgatatttttattgacATCAAATCATTGTGAAGAAGATaagtatttttaatatatattgtatataatttcccttatattattattattctttgaattctactctttcttctttttgatgATGTCAAAAGGGGGAGAAGGAGTATATActtgtatgcttgtgttttgtGGTTAAAATTTTTCAGGATATTCATTTGCAAAACAAAGGGGGAGACATACAAGATAGGGGGAGATTCATTGAGCAACAATGTCAAAAAGATatggtttgtcatcatcaaaaagggggagattgtgaagaagatttccttcttgaacttggctgggttttgatgataacaaactcACATCATAAAAGAAGAAAGCTTATTGAGGCTCAACATGAGGAAACAACATCAAGACCAAAGTATTAGACttagtatttaaattatttgtaagtATGGTCCTTATCTTtgatttattacttttaataaatatataacttagaatgctcagaaattattttaaaattaattacacataaatttCTAAGTTGAATATAAAAGTCCTATGAAGCaagcttttaaaattataaaaaactgaTTTTGAAAAATAGGTGTCAGGACCTTTTAAATCTGTTCGGTCGTTAACCGTTTTAAAATGATCTGTTGCTGTTGGTAATTCAAAGCAGTGCAacgtttgaattttgaaaccaGTTCCTTTTACATCGCCTGTTCGTAACAACAGTCTTAATATGTCCTGGACAGAATGCATATTTTATGAACCATTGcattttttaaacataactttttattatatgtttttttctAAAAGTTGTCTTGCTTCATGGACATTCTAAAGcctctataaatatatttgtgatcATTACAATCAAGAACAACTTTCATATTCACAATATTTCTAAGTTATTAATATCACTTTTTCTCATAAACTTTCAAACATATATCTTGTGAAACTTTGCCTATATTTTCATATCCATAAAAGTTTCTGAGCACTAAgatatatacattattaaaGTGATATTGATTTGATAACAGCCATACATAGTTTTCTTCATTGTAACTTTGTATTGTTGCTTGTTTTCCAAAGTTGTGGAAACAAGTGTTGTTTAAGATAGTGGGGTGCTATCTTGTGTTGTATGAGAATTTCACCATAGGGTTTGGTGAAGATTCTTGTGGTTAAAGATAGTGGGGTGCTATCTTGTGTATGTTAGAAAGATTGTTAGGGGGTCTTGGGGTAAGATTGCTTGTAACAAAGATTCTAACATAGTGAATTCCTTCGCGGGGTGTGAAGGGAGTGGACGTACCGATAGGGGAACCACTATAATTCTCTTGTGTCGCTTTTCTCTTTcccttttctcttttatttttcagcaTATTGTTATTACCTTCATCATAACTTTCAAGATCAAAACATctctaaaataaccaaaaagtCTTAAAACCTAATTCATCCACCCTATTAGGTTGCACTCTTAATCttacaatttttttcccaaagtgttccttataataaggaccggagggagtaattaattAGAGCATCTAGTTTTATAAATCTATAAATAAGGGATTCGAACAACTTCTCAATAGTCATTCTTTCTGTTTGCATTAAATCATCGGCTAACGGAACAACAATAGGACCAGTAATCTGAATCACACCTTGGATTATTTGGAAGTTAGTATAGAAGATCagttaattgacaaaaaaatgaaaatgaaaattacacATTTAAATGATACATAGATAATAGATTTATGTTGGTTTGGAATTACCATATGAATGCTGATTTGAATTACTCCACACAAAAGACCCGCAAATTCGTAAAAGAGGATGAATCATATGAACAAAGAAATAACACAGATTAATGTGAAGtatttagttttgaaaaaaattcttGGATGTAATCATCACAAAAATACCAAAACCACTAAAAGAAagagattaaaacaaaaattaagaagaagaagaatgataGTCACCCATCTGCAAAAAGGAAATATTAACAAATAATCACATAATTTGGAAATGAAGAGAAACATAAAAATCTCATGAATGAAGGTAATATATATAGGGGGTAAGGGATAGACACAtttaaggagaaaaaaaaacttgaaaaaagcATATGAAAAGATAATGCATATAAATGGTGAATATATTATTAGGCatataatttcttcaaagtaaatgTTGCATATGAAAAGACAAATGAAACAGATACATATTGATTGGTGGGCATTGGAAGAGAAATAAGAATTAAATTAACCACTAAATTGAGTTTTAGAGAGAAgtaggaagtgatgtggcatgataaagtgatttaattggatgtattgaatgacatggctaaatgaaaaaatttgattggtttaagtggattagggtttagataaacATTAGGataactatttaggaattatatatatagatttcaTGGAAATCAGGTTGACGACctccgtcaaaaaaaaaggtTGACGACCTAACACACACCAACAACGAAATTCTACTGAGTCGTTGTCATTGTCATAAAGTTTTTGTGAAGGATTTAGTTTACTTCTTCTAGGTGCTCGGAGCTAagtttagggtccgtttgacctatcattttttgagtttatgcaaatagcttatgcaatataaattaagttttatgttattttataagttcatactagtgaaaattgtaattttataagctattttatcacaaactactttgacaaacttataataataaa
This portion of the Trifolium pratense cultivar HEN17-A07 linkage group LG3, ARS_RC_1.1, whole genome shotgun sequence genome encodes:
- the LOC123917194 gene encoding receptor-like protein EIX2, yielding MMTIITTQMPLLLLLLLSLTTFHKCMSINDHKWVRCNEKDKEILSIFKKGINDSYGELSTWSTEKDCCAWKGVSCDNITNRVTKLDLNLDLPYITLTGEINMCILELEFLSYLDLSKNEFDVISFTTIQHNITHASNLLYLDLSSPFGVTLQMDNLDWLSPLSSLKYLNLSFIDLHKVTNWLQAVNTLPSLLELQLSYCKLNNFIINPSIQYLNLSSLLTLDLSYNNFTSQLPNWFFNLTKDVTYLDLSSSKIHGEIPSSLLNLQNLRYLDLSFNKLQGSLPDGISQLPNIQHLDLYGNMLSGSNIPSTLGNLSYLNYLSIGHNNFSGEISENTFSKLSNLDSLDLTSSNFVFQFNLDWVPPFQLSYLLLSNTNQGPNFPSWIYTQKSLQSLDLSSSGISLVDRNNFSSLIERISDYLDLSNNSLTGDISNLTLKGDTLYLSNNSFTGGLPNISPNALRVDFSYNSFSGSIPHSWKNSKDLQSINLWNNKLSGEVLEHVSYWTQLWILNLGENEFSGTIPIKMSQNLEVLILRANQFEGTIPTQLFDQSSLFHLDLAHNKLSGSMPECIYNLTQMITSNIYSFYRTTIQLFIKGQDYPSNIQSERRTFDLSSNSLSGEVSLELFRLVQIQSLNLSHNNFNGTIPKEIGGMEHMESLDLSNNKFCGEIPQTMSLLNFLDYLNLSYNNFDGQIPIGTQLQSFNASSYIGNPKLCGDPLNNCTTEEENPKNATPSPENEDDDSIRESVFLGMGVGFAAGFWGICGSLFLIRKWRHACFRFVDGVGDKLYVILMVKLNSFHRN